One Aegilops tauschii subsp. strangulata cultivar AL8/78 chromosome 7, Aet v6.0, whole genome shotgun sequence genomic window carries:
- the LOC141026467 gene encoding uncharacterized protein, translating to MAGRQPDHEDQQRLAGNKRGALIVAMRETAAMSPMDGLAYLDGLLNALATADEGKAEATLGYKEAFEVQKRLLECQDEARALQEKAEDCLVRMKLAAKTAEEAWNEGKHLEGFEAAYLAMKVAREKEGLLKEREILTKKLELARLDRELVLGMNVR from the exons ATGGCGGGGAGGCAGCCGGACCATGAAGACCAACAGCGGTTGGCGGGCAACAAGCGGGGCGCCCTAATAGTAGCGATGAGGGAGACGGCAGCGATGAGTCCCATGGATGGCCTAG CATATCTTGATGGCCTACTCAACGCCTTGGCCACCGCCGACGAAGGCAAGGCCGAGGCCACTCTGGGCTACAAGGAGGCATTTGAGGTGCAGAAGAGGCTACTGGAGTGTCAGGACGAGGCGAGGGCCCTGCAGGAGAAGGCGGAGGACTGCCTGGTTAGGATGAAGCTCGCAGCCAAGACGGCGGAGGAGGCATGGAACGAGGGGAAACATCTGGAAGGCTTCGAGGCCGCCTACCTCGCCATGAAGGTGGCACGGGAGAAGGAGGGGCTTCTGAAAGAGCGTGAGATCCTCACCAAGAAGCTTGAGCTTGCCCGGTTGGACAGAGAGTTGGTTCTCGGCATGAATGTGCGGTAA